The following coding sequences are from one Xiphophorus couchianus chromosome 7, X_couchianus-1.0, whole genome shotgun sequence window:
- the LOC114147590 gene encoding uncharacterized protein LOC114147590: protein MEWRGTSAIGGETPTNVSEVAPLPDAQLAKRPASESPPDLTPKVGKRGRLEELFGSFGEESRAFLAGSSNEVSFLDFAHQSTPEDPNKDREPVTPVRGLLYGDASTVWRNVSRPVLPNRLQDLSWMVAHGILPVRAVMHSRGMSATSICPRPGCGAPESVRPLLWECSAAVDLWAKAGSLQFPHLPAREVLHVQLVLYGVSQQKMTKKDFAERWLTPATIKDATWTSRNLLVSRRRQMPPVAVIRMAAAKRGTPRAAGGAPRTQPPRRIACASVDEGAGAPQTEVQAAAAWLSG, encoded by the exons ATGG AATGGAGAGGGACAAGCGCCATTGGAGGAGAAACACCGACTAACGTGAGCGAAGTAGCCCCCCTCCCCGACGCCCAGCTGGCTAAGAGGCCGGCATCTGAGTCACCTCCCGACCTTACCCCCAAGGTAGGGAAGAGAGGAAGGCTGGAGGAACTCTTCGGTTCTTTCGGAGAGGAATCCAGAGCCTTCCTCGCTGGCTCATCCAATGAGGTCTCGTTCCTAGATTTTGCTCACCAATCAACCCCGGAGGACCCAAACAAG GACCGGGAACCAGTGACTCCAGTGCGCGGCCTCCTGTATGGAGACGCCTCCACCGTTTGGCGCAACGTGAGCCGTCCCGTCCTTCCAAACAGACTCCAGGACCTGTCATGGATGGTGGCTCATGGGATCCTGCCGGTCAGAGCCGTTATGCACTCCCGCGGCATGTCTGCAACGTCCATCTGCCCCCGACCCGGTTGTGGCGCGCCGGAGTCGGTGAGGCCCCTGCTGTGGGAGTGCAGTGCTGCTGTGGACCTGTGGGCGAAGGCCGGCTCCTTGCAATTCCCACACTTGCCAGCAAGGGAGGTCCTTCATGTACAGCTAGTGCTGTACGGGGTGAGCCAgcagaaaatgactaaaaaagacTTCGCTGAGAGGTGGCTCACCCCAGCCACCATCAAAGACGCCACTTGGACCTCCAGAAACTTGCTGGTGAGCAGGCGCAGGCAGATGCCCCCCGTGGCTGTGATCCGGATGGCAGCAGCAAAAAGAGGAACACCGAGGGCTGCAGGTGGCGCGCCAAGGACACAGCCACCAAGAAGAATCGCCTGCGCCTCAGTGGACGAAGGAGCCGGCGCTCCACAAACAGAGGTCCAAGCAGCGGCGGCCTGGCTCTCCGggtga